The following are encoded together in the Cynocephalus volans isolate mCynVol1 chromosome 4, mCynVol1.pri, whole genome shotgun sequence genome:
- the LOC134374774 gene encoding prostate and testis expressed protein 2-like, translated as MFVLFLLGTVFLNCPYWGELQDPLRESGMMCYQCRKFHLGLCYDVMKSCKLKHKQSCATENFYALTSKGHSMYHYSKLSCMTNCEDINFLGFDKRTELICCKHSSYCNLPDGV; from the exons AtgtttgttctgtttctgctcGGCACAGTGTTTCTGAACTGCCCATACTGGG GTGAACTTCAAGACCCTCTAAGAG AGAGTGGAATGATGTGTTACCAATGCAGAAAATTTCATCTGGGGTTATGCTATGATGTCATGAAGTCCTGCAAACTGAAGCATAAACAGTCCTGTGCTACTGAGAACTTTTACGCACTTACAAGTAAAG GGCACAGTATGTATCATTATTCAAAACTGTCATGTATGACCAACTGTGAGGACATCAACTTCCTGGGTTTCGATAAGAGGACGGAGCTTATCTGTTGCAAGCATAGTAGCTACTGCAACCTCCCCGATGGCGTCTAG